The following coding sequences are from one Streptomyces sp. NBC_01294 window:
- a CDS encoding sugar porter family MFS transporter encodes MTSSTAQTPAPGGGSSPRPDHLGHVIFIAAAAAMGGFLFGYDSSVINGAVVAIRERFDVGSEVLAQVIAAALIGCAFGAATAGRLADRIGRIRCMQIAAVLFTASAIGSALPFALWDLAMWRVIGGFGIGMASVIGPAYIAEVSPPAYRGRLASFQQAAIVIGIAVSQLVNWAILNLADGDQRGEIGGLEAWQWMLGVMVVPAVLYGLMSFVIPESPRFLISVGRNDEARKVLSEVEGSKVDLDGRVHEIELAMHSEHKSTFKDLLGGRFGLLPIVWVGIGLSVFQQLVGINVIFYYSSSLWQSVGIDPSSSFLYSFTTSIINIVGTVIAMIFVDRVGRKPLALIGSAGMAVSLGLCAWAFSYKSEVAGEISIPEVQGTVALIAAHSFVLFFALSWGVVVWVLLGEMFPNRIRAAALGVAAAAQWVANWVVTVTFPTLSDWNLSGAYVIYTFFALLSIPFILKWVPETKGKALEEMG; translated from the coding sequence TTGACCAGCAGCACTGCGCAGACCCCGGCGCCGGGAGGCGGATCCTCGCCGCGGCCCGACCACCTCGGCCACGTCATCTTCATCGCCGCGGCCGCGGCCATGGGCGGTTTCCTCTTCGGGTACGACAGCTCCGTCATCAACGGCGCCGTCGTCGCGATCCGCGAACGGTTCGACGTCGGTTCGGAGGTGCTCGCCCAGGTGATCGCCGCCGCGCTGATCGGCTGCGCGTTCGGTGCCGCCACCGCGGGCCGCCTCGCCGACCGGATCGGCCGAATCCGCTGCATGCAGATCGCGGCCGTTCTCTTCACGGCGAGCGCCATCGGCTCGGCCCTCCCGTTCGCCCTCTGGGACCTGGCCATGTGGCGGGTCATCGGCGGCTTCGGCATCGGCATGGCCTCCGTCATCGGCCCCGCCTACATCGCCGAGGTCTCCCCGCCCGCCTACCGCGGCCGGCTCGCCTCCTTCCAGCAGGCCGCCATCGTCATCGGCATCGCCGTCTCCCAGCTGGTCAACTGGGCCATCCTGAACCTCGCCGACGGCGACCAGCGCGGCGAGATCGGCGGCCTGGAGGCCTGGCAGTGGATGCTGGGCGTCATGGTCGTCCCGGCCGTGCTCTACGGCCTGATGTCCTTCGTCATCCCGGAGTCCCCCCGCTTCCTGATCTCCGTCGGCCGTAACGACGAGGCCAGGAAGGTGCTGAGCGAGGTCGAGGGCTCGAAGGTCGATCTGGACGGCCGCGTCCACGAGATCGAGCTGGCGATGCACTCCGAGCACAAGTCCACCTTCAAGGACCTGCTCGGCGGCCGCTTCGGCCTGCTGCCCATCGTCTGGGTCGGCATCGGCCTCTCCGTCTTCCAGCAGCTCGTCGGCATCAACGTGATCTTCTACTACAGCTCCTCGCTGTGGCAGTCCGTCGGCATCGACCCGAGCAGCTCGTTCCTCTACTCCTTCACCACGTCGATCATCAACATCGTCGGCACGGTGATCGCGATGATCTTCGTCGACCGGGTCGGCCGCAAGCCGCTCGCCCTCATCGGCTCGGCCGGCATGGCCGTCTCGCTCGGCCTCTGCGCGTGGGCCTTCTCCTACAAGTCCGAGGTCGCCGGCGAGATCTCCATCCCCGAGGTCCAGGGCACGGTCGCACTGATCGCCGCGCACTCCTTCGTGCTCTTCTTCGCCCTGTCCTGGGGCGTGGTGGTCTGGGTGCTGCTCGGCGAGATGTTCCCGAACCGCATCCGGGCCGCGGCGCTCGGCGTCGCCGCCGCGGCCCAGTGGGTCGCCAACTGGGTCGTCACCGTCACGTTCCCGACGCTCTCGGACTGGAACCTGTCCGGCGCGTACGTGATCTACACGTTCTTCGCCCTGCTCTCGATCCCGTTCATCCTCAAGTGGGTGCCGGAGACCAAGGGCAAGGCGCTGGAGGAGATGGGGTAA